gctaaggctgagcagatgtcagcactatatcgggaacgccgaaaacccgggcgtgagcactctcattcctctctgctatcatccaatgcattttcgtgtccaacgtttttggggtcacgtaaccccattaccattttcgtgtcacatcctgtattaccaactggaactaaaatctgctgacagcgtcgttagtggtcGTCCTCTCTGCTCCTATCGTCTCTGCTACAGTCCATGCCATCCCTAACAGCGGTTACGGCGCGATGGTGGCGATCCGCAACGAGTGAAGCAGATATGTACTGCATTTGCGGGAAATTACGGGATCTCGGATGTTACATGTTTTCTATGTTTGGAATATAAAACACATTATGATTCATGTTTGGAATATAAAACACATTATGATTCATGTTTGgaacataaaaattataaaatctaATTGCTGGAATAGcttaaattcaatttcattggCGAATGCCTTACGCATTGATAGATTTTACAGAAATTGTTTGTAATTAGTTTAAAAGCTCTATCTTGTAACTGCGTATATGACAAAAGAATTTAACTTATAAATTAACTATGAATTAactgtaaaaagaaaatgtttaattgCATGCAGAAAAATTTGTACTATATTCATTTGATAGTCGATCTCGTACGTTAcagattaataaaattttatacatCAAACttttattaaaacaaatatacatataatgttttatAATCTAACAAATGATATTGAATGCATTATTAAGAATTTCATTGTTGCAGGCAAATCGACGCGAATTGagttataataatttatatctAATAAGCGTTTATGATcagaatttataattatttcgtaaaataattggaaaatctctttatgtacaaaattttcatttgtaattattaaaaaaagaggcCTTGATAAGAAAGACCATCAGCCTCCGGAGATTCCATCCTGTTTCTTAAATGTTCTAATGTGTTGGCcaagtgtttttgaatttgttcTGTTTCTTCACTGACTTCTAAATTGGGAAGTTCTTCTCTAATTTTTGCAATTACTTGATCcaaaatttggacagttaccTAAAAGTAGTTAAAGTTTAATACTTTATACTAATTAATTGATGTAtccattaaaaattaaacaattcTTACTACTGTGTTTCCTTTCTCGTAGAAGTAAATgtaatgatttaataattcaacATAAAGCTGTACTTGAACTGATGTATCCATACATTGGCTCGCTATTCTAATACCTTTCTTCAAACAGTCTAGCACTTTATTTCCATCTTGCATCTGGAAATGATTGTAGGTGAATTATGTTTATCATTGTTTGGAATTAAGAAATATTAACACTTACTTCTTTTCCTCCCGTTGCCAATGATTTTCCAGACCAGAAAATATGAGAACAGGTGGCAACGCCTCTGCATTGATCTGGTTTTCTTAACAGCTTACTCGCGTATAAAGCACATTGGTTGCGCACTGGTTCCGCGTTCTCTTCACCGAAACAACTCATTTGCTCGAAAGTAGCAATGATTAATGTAATCGCTGCCAATTGAGCTTTAGAATCGCTTATTTCATCTTCGTATATAGAAAAAGCTTGACTCATAAATTCATAAGCAACCATTTCGAAATTATCAAAACGAATTTCTCCTATCGCTATTGCACCTTGAAGGAACAACCTTAACGGTAATTCAGCCAATTCCGCTTTCATTAACGCAGTAATAGTTGTATGGCAAAACTGAAAAATTTTTTGGCATTTCTTTTGCCACATTTCATCCTGAAAAAACAAATGAATCATATTTAGAAAGTAAAATTTGGAACAAATGTTttatatattaatgatatacgAACTTGGTCCTCTAATGCTTTATAAGTGAAAGCTAACTGATAAGCCTGGAATACAATTGGTGGTAGAGTATATTTTATTCTCTTATTTCCACCAACACTGAAATGTTTTCTGGCAGCACTCAATATCATGTATTGTTGATCAGCAGTCTCAGACTTGAAATGATGTATCAGTCTACCAAGTAGACCTTGTTCTTCTGCAAAGTCTTCGGGATCGTCCTCTATATTAGGCTGATCTGGCTGATCTTGCACCAGAGGGGACACCATAGAAAGCACCGCATCTACTTGTTCTTGGGTTGGTATCAAAGTTTCGTtttccaaaatatttgttattatgtAAATGCCTAATAATTTTCTACCCTCATAGTCAAAATAATCTAATAATGGAGCAAAATGTTCAAGCTTCAAAACtgttaatatatttttgtagtTGTCTATTGGAATCTTCATTAATCTTACTAATTCTCTTGAGACTGCACTATTATACTCCAGTCTGAAagtaatttatatttatgaaaatttcataaataacGAGTGTAGAAACTGGATCTTGTTATACATTCTTATACATACTTGTCTACATTTTGTTTCTGGAATATTTGAACAGTTGTTAACAACACTTTGTCCACATAATCTACTCTGTCAGGATAACACTTGTGTGCCAAATTGATGAGAGCTACTTGAAGAGAAACTACATCCTCTGGAGGCATGTCTTGTCTAGTCTAAAAACAActaattttttagcaaaagatatcgaaagaataattaatgACTAGAAAACAGGTTCATCAGACTTAAACTAGATAAGTAAGGATAATTGAaatcttgataattttaatcaCATTTATATCAACAATGTGTAGTATCGGATCATCATGTAATATATGAAACAGCGAATGGTTTATATGTTCTTTAGTACCAACCTGTATAATAGTGGCAATTTGATCGCTAAAAACATCAAAGAGCTTGACATCTTGTGGTATACCTGGTGCTTGATTGGGACTTCCTGGTCCTCCCACGCCATCTGATCTTTGACTAAAGACTGCGAGACGGTCTATCaaagaaattattatatttttgacatttacACCATTCTGCAGTTCAGCACAAGattttaaaaatgcatttaatgTTTGCAAGTGGAACTCGTCAGGGAAAACCTATGTAATAACACAAgcgaattatttatgaaaatatacTTATATAGTAATTGTGTATGTTTTCCAAATTATTTACTTGAATTATGCACTCCATAAGATATTCTTGAGCAATTGCATCTCTACAACTCACTACTTGCTCCAATATTCCTGGTAGAACAAGCTAAAAATCTCCATTTGTTATTAATACTCAGTAATTTGAAAATATACAaacaacaaaaataaattaaggATCTACCTTTTTGTACTTGTCTAAAGTTACTGATTCTAACTGACTAAGCCGGACGAGATTAGTTCCTACTAAAATTCTAAGttcctccctttctctctctcttctttctctatctctactGTGACCTTGGTGTTGCATGCGCACCCATAACTTATTCATTTCAGCAAAGTTCATTAAGACAAAATCTATACTGTCACGAACCTAAAGGAAAagaatcaatttaattttatattcaagACTTTGTTCTTTTTGATACGTACACTTCCATCATCATCTCCTTCAGCGACATCTGGTAAAATATTACGAGTACATTGTAATAAGTAATTCCTTAAAAATAGGCCCCTTAAAGGATGTTGAACACCCCTGCACATTTCTACCAAATCTCTCAACAAATCTCTTTTTAAACCTGGTGTTGTTTTGATATATACTAATCCAACAGTGATAAGCAAATACCTAGAATATTGCATACATTATCAACAAAGCTAAATTAGTGACAGATGTGTCATAAATGatttatcacatttttattatcaTAATTGATCTAGCAGACTTACAATCTAGGTACAATGTTGCCAACGTATTGTACTAATTCATATAAATTTGTGACTTTCCTCCCTTTTTGAAATTCATCTAGTAAGTAAAGTTCTAAGTGTCTTAATTCATCTGTAATAGTCATGTCTATGATCAAACGTAAAGAAAATTAACGTGTTCATTTAAGAATTCTTAAGAATACTTGTGACATTAAGAAGTTACAAAGGATACATAGTTCATAATAGCTCTTTGGACTCAGAAGCGAAGTCCTAAGTTCCCCCAACATTGTAGATGCATGTTTCAATGCATCCATCAATTTAGATTTGTCCAAGCAATGTTTCATTTGAAAGGCTTGCACTTTAACCACGCCAATTGCATCTTCCAGTAACTTCTCTTGCTCTTCCACTCCAGTTATAGCAGGTGTCATTGGCTGTGAGAAAAACAAAGATACCTACCAGGAATACCAGGTAGTACCATGCTAGGTAAGGTACCATGCTATGCAAGCATGCACTCTATTCATTAGTGATAGGATCAAATTCTATACGTACTTACTGGTCAGTTCAATGCATAAGTTTCACTCTATGAGTTTCGAATGATACTCAAAAGTAATAAGTTTTCAATTATAAACAGTTTGGACCTACTTTGTTGGGGTTCAAACCTACTTGGAAGTATCGCTCTTTTTTTCTTAATTATCTGTTTGAaactattaaatttattttaaccaaCTTGTAATATACTTTATTCCATATTTACTATTTATGTTTATACAGTAAAAACGGCTGGGTGATACATTTTGTATTTAACTATAAATTCACCTATGGCTGGTCATTTACTAAAAAGTTGCATAGATCATAAGAAAAAAATAACATATATCAGGTCGCTagaaatttacaataaatatagTTCGAAAAGTAAGCTGTTACattttaaaacagaaaatttCGACTATGACACAAACTGTTATCGAAGCTAGAGGTTAGAATTAAAACTAAAAGTTACACTTTAAAGGAAACATGCCTACAGTTacttttttctaattttcttgTTAGAGGATGAAAAGAATATCAATCGGACTTTAAACATTCGCCATTCTATAACAAATACAACAAATTTTTACGACATTTAACCTTCATGACATTTAGATAACTTTCGCAACGACAGTTACACGCAATTTTTTATGAAATCTAATTGGCAATTCATAAACTGACTCAACAAGCAAGGGATTTACATGCTTCTTGAAATGAAATCTATACTtaccattttatttttctaaaaattgaacACCTGTTTCCCGCACTTGGAACACTACCTATATATGAAAGTGATACACACTGACAACATGACAACCTACAGCCTATAGATGTTCAGATACACACATAGAAGACCGATGTCGATGTCACATATAGCAGATAAACTATTCGTATGTACGTATTTATCTAATTTATTCAAATACCGTTCTTATACAATTTgcaaatattttgttaaaaaatattatgtttAAGTTATAGTAGAACTATTAATGCATATATTCTTGGGAggtttttatttcataaaatatcttatttttaataaaaaaagtttcaatatGGAGGAGTTTTATTTACAAACATAATATACATGTTACTATACATAcataaaattacattttaagGTAATCATCATATATAAGATTATCCAAAGAGTGTGTACTTGTAGCGACCTGCTCCTATTGAATAAATAAGTTGTTTTATGAATCAGAACTTTTAACGTGGACTGATCATAAACTAAAATATCAATTAACCTTCAACGATTTCATATATATATCCAATTCATCCTCAGACTCGACTTCATTTGTATTTTCTGTTGGACCTACTGTTTTGGGTGATTCTGAATCAAAATACTTCTCTTCTTCATCTTGTGTTCGCAGATCTATATTGTCGTATGCCTCATTCTCATCCACAGCGCTGAAGTAAGAGGAAATATAATTAAAGTACATTTAGAAGTTGAGACATTAAAACtgagaaaaaatttttgtaaataccTGTAATCAAAATCAGAATCTTTTCCTTCcagaaaatttaaatacatATTACTCACAAACTCTTCCTTTAgcatctctttctctgtttttgGGATACTACATAGACTTTTATTTGACGACTTTACTCCTGTTTGATGTTCTatcgaatcttttatttcaggTATTCTACCCCATTCGAAAACTTTTATTTCATCATTGCTCAAAGGCTCTGAAACAGGAATgtcatcttcttcttcatctgatTCAGTTTCTTCTGTAGCATTCTGTTCTTCCTCCTCTTGTAATTTTTGTTTCTCCTTTAATGCATCTCTTTCAATGTTCTCCATTAAGAGATTTACAAAAGTAATATTCTTGGTATCTATATTATCTCGCCTTTTCTTTTGCTTTTCAGTCATGTATCGACCAACTAAATGTTCATATAACAACGGATTTCGTTTCATCATCTCAGATTCGCTAAAATATTCTCCTTGGTTTATTAAActttttaaagcttgaaaccgTCTGTTTCTTACATCAGTGTGTCTTGTTGAGTTATTAAAATATCTTTGTAGTCTATTAATATGGTAAGCGACCTCATAGTCTTCATCTTTGCTTTTTTCAAAATACTTTAAATGTTCTTTTCTCATGAAATGTCcaaatttacataaaaataagCAGTAACTTTTTGTCAATAAATTACGGACGATGGTTAATTTTTCTTCAAACGTTAAATCTGGATCATTCTTCTGTTGGCTCTTAAAGATTGCTTTACTGTTAGCTACATAGTTTAATAATTCTTCTTCCAATTTTGTACTTTCATCCTCTTCATTAAGGAAGTTCTCTTCCAACTTTTTATCTTTTTCATTTAACGATATCTCTGGAACGTAATCTTGCGTGTCTTCCTTCTGAGTCATTTCTAaccaaaataataaatatagtcGATAGTTGTTGctgtttttttaaaatgaattttgcttGTAATTACAtcgataatttaatttatattagaaTGATTACTTGAGCGTTATTTCTTTCATTTAAATGTTTTACGTTTGCGCGATATGTAACATCCCGATTACATAGCATCAGATGCGTCATCACAGTGGCTGTCACCAGAAACCTAACCAACAAGTTTGCTTCATATGAGGCTAATCCGAAAAATGGTACTCCGCGAAATGTGTCACAAATCAAGCAAAGTACCGCTAGATTGGCTGCAGATTTGCAGCAATTGACCGCTGAACGTTGACACCAACTTCGTATCCATCTGTTACGCCATTTGGCTACGATGTTGGCAGCAGAGCTCGCTAAAtatcaacaaatttttatcagATGCCATCTAGCAATGACTTTATTAATTCGCTAGTATAATCTGTAACTCTTACAATAGAGGGCGCACAtatacaattatacatttttaaaaagcgACGATTTTTCATTACTTGATAGAAAAGACAGAAatgtatttattcagattttcagcaattattattgtaatatatgcCCAATGAATTaagtttattgaataattcctcataaaAAGGTAATTACTTC
This window of the Halictus rubicundus isolate RS-2024b chromosome 9, iyHalRubi1_principal, whole genome shotgun sequence genome carries:
- the LOC143357158 gene encoding vacuolar protein sorting-associated protein 35-like isoform X1, producing MVSLFFSQPMTPAITGVEEQEKLLEDAIGVVKVQAFQMKHCLDKSKLMDALKHASTMLGELRTSLLSPKSYYELYMTITDELRHLELYLLDEFQKGRKVTNLYELVQYVGNIVPRLYLLITVGLVYIKTTPGLKRDLLRDLVEMCRGVQHPLRGLFLRNYLLQCTRNILPDVAEGDDDGSVRDSIDFVLMNFAEMNKLWVRMQHQGHSRDRERREREREELRILVGTNLVRLSQLESVTLDKYKKLVLPGILEQVVSCRDAIAQEYLMECIIQVFPDEFHLQTLNAFLKSCAELQNGVNVKNIIISLIDRLAVFSQRSDGVGGPGSPNQAPGIPQDVKLFDVFSDQIATIIQTRQDMPPEDVVSLQVALINLAHKCYPDRVDYVDKVLLTTVQIFQKQNVDKLEYNSAVSRELVRLMKIPIDNYKNILTVLKLEHFAPLLDYFDYEGRKLLGIYIITNILENETLIPTQEQVDAVLSMVSPLVQDQPDQPNIEDDPEDFAEEQGLLGRLIHHFKSETADQQYMILSAARKHFSVGGNKRIKYTLPPIVFQAYQLAFTYKALEDQDEMWQKKCQKIFQFCHTTITALMKAELAELPLRLFLQGAIAIGEIRFDNFEMVAYEFMSQAFSIYEDEISDSKAQLAAITLIIATFEQMSCFGEENAEPVRNQCALYASKLLRKPDQCRGVATCSHIFWSGKSLATGGKEMQDGNKVLDCLKKGIRIASQCMDTSVQVQLYVELLNHYIYFYEKGNTVVTVQILDQVIAKIREELPNLEVSEETEQIQKHLANTLEHLRNRMESPEADGLSYQGLFF
- the LOC143357158 gene encoding vacuolar protein sorting-associated protein 35-like isoform X3 produces the protein MPMTPAITGVEEQEKLLEDAIGVVKVQAFQMKHCLDKSKLMDALKHASTMLGELRTSLLSPKSYYELYMTITDELRHLELYLLDEFQKGRKVTNLYELVQYVGNIVPRLYLLITVGLVYIKTTPGLKRDLLRDLVEMCRGVQHPLRGLFLRNYLLQCTRNILPDVAEGDDDGSVRDSIDFVLMNFAEMNKLWVRMQHQGHSRDRERREREREELRILVGTNLVRLSQLESVTLDKYKKLVLPGILEQVVSCRDAIAQEYLMECIIQVFPDEFHLQTLNAFLKSCAELQNGVNVKNIIISLIDRLAVFSQRSDGVGGPGSPNQAPGIPQDVKLFDVFSDQIATIIQTRQDMPPEDVVSLQVALINLAHKCYPDRVDYVDKVLLTTVQIFQKQNVDKLEYNSAVSRELVRLMKIPIDNYKNILTVLKLEHFAPLLDYFDYEGRKLLGIYIITNILENETLIPTQEQVDAVLSMVSPLVQDQPDQPNIEDDPEDFAEEQGLLGRLIHHFKSETADQQYMILSAARKHFSVGGNKRIKYTLPPIVFQAYQLAFTYKALEDQDEMWQKKCQKIFQFCHTTITALMKAELAELPLRLFLQGAIAIGEIRFDNFEMVAYEFMSQAFSIYEDEISDSKAQLAAITLIIATFEQMSCFGEENAEPVRNQCALYASKLLRKPDQCRGVATCSHIFWSGKSLATGGKEMQDGNKVLDCLKKGIRIASQCMDTSVQVQLYVELLNHYIYFYEKGNTVVTVQILDQVIAKIREELPNLEVSEETEQIQKHLANTLEHLRNRMESPEADGLSYQGLFF
- the LOC143357158 gene encoding vacuolar protein sorting-associated protein 35-like isoform X2, which produces MKPMTPAITGVEEQEKLLEDAIGVVKVQAFQMKHCLDKSKLMDALKHASTMLGELRTSLLSPKSYYELYMTITDELRHLELYLLDEFQKGRKVTNLYELVQYVGNIVPRLYLLITVGLVYIKTTPGLKRDLLRDLVEMCRGVQHPLRGLFLRNYLLQCTRNILPDVAEGDDDGSVRDSIDFVLMNFAEMNKLWVRMQHQGHSRDRERREREREELRILVGTNLVRLSQLESVTLDKYKKLVLPGILEQVVSCRDAIAQEYLMECIIQVFPDEFHLQTLNAFLKSCAELQNGVNVKNIIISLIDRLAVFSQRSDGVGGPGSPNQAPGIPQDVKLFDVFSDQIATIIQTRQDMPPEDVVSLQVALINLAHKCYPDRVDYVDKVLLTTVQIFQKQNVDKLEYNSAVSRELVRLMKIPIDNYKNILTVLKLEHFAPLLDYFDYEGRKLLGIYIITNILENETLIPTQEQVDAVLSMVSPLVQDQPDQPNIEDDPEDFAEEQGLLGRLIHHFKSETADQQYMILSAARKHFSVGGNKRIKYTLPPIVFQAYQLAFTYKALEDQDEMWQKKCQKIFQFCHTTITALMKAELAELPLRLFLQGAIAIGEIRFDNFEMVAYEFMSQAFSIYEDEISDSKAQLAAITLIIATFEQMSCFGEENAEPVRNQCALYASKLLRKPDQCRGVATCSHIFWSGKSLATGGKEMQDGNKVLDCLKKGIRIASQCMDTSVQVQLYVELLNHYIYFYEKGNTVVTVQILDQVIAKIREELPNLEVSEETEQIQKHLANTLEHLRNRMESPEADGLSYQGLFF
- the LOC143357158 gene encoding vacuolar protein sorting-associated protein 35-like isoform X4, with protein sequence MTPAITGVEEQEKLLEDAIGVVKVQAFQMKHCLDKSKLMDALKHASTMLGELRTSLLSPKSYYELYMTITDELRHLELYLLDEFQKGRKVTNLYELVQYVGNIVPRLYLLITVGLVYIKTTPGLKRDLLRDLVEMCRGVQHPLRGLFLRNYLLQCTRNILPDVAEGDDDGSVRDSIDFVLMNFAEMNKLWVRMQHQGHSRDRERREREREELRILVGTNLVRLSQLESVTLDKYKKLVLPGILEQVVSCRDAIAQEYLMECIIQVFPDEFHLQTLNAFLKSCAELQNGVNVKNIIISLIDRLAVFSQRSDGVGGPGSPNQAPGIPQDVKLFDVFSDQIATIIQTRQDMPPEDVVSLQVALINLAHKCYPDRVDYVDKVLLTTVQIFQKQNVDKLEYNSAVSRELVRLMKIPIDNYKNILTVLKLEHFAPLLDYFDYEGRKLLGIYIITNILENETLIPTQEQVDAVLSMVSPLVQDQPDQPNIEDDPEDFAEEQGLLGRLIHHFKSETADQQYMILSAARKHFSVGGNKRIKYTLPPIVFQAYQLAFTYKALEDQDEMWQKKCQKIFQFCHTTITALMKAELAELPLRLFLQGAIAIGEIRFDNFEMVAYEFMSQAFSIYEDEISDSKAQLAAITLIIATFEQMSCFGEENAEPVRNQCALYASKLLRKPDQCRGVATCSHIFWSGKSLATGGKEMQDGNKVLDCLKKGIRIASQCMDTSVQVQLYVELLNHYIYFYEKGNTVVTVQILDQVIAKIREELPNLEVSEETEQIQKHLANTLEHLRNRMESPEADGLSYQGLFF
- the LOC143357165 gene encoding coiled-coil domain-containing protein 97-like translates to MTQKEDTQDYVPEISLNEKDKKLEENFLNEEDESTKLEEELLNYVANSKAIFKSQQKNDPDLTFEEKLTIVRNLLTKSYCLFLCKFGHFMRKEHLKYFEKSKDEDYEVAYHINRLQRYFNNSTRHTDVRNRRFQALKSLINQGEYFSESEMMKRNPLLYEHLVGRYMTEKQKKRRDNIDTKNITFVNLLMENIERDALKEKQKLQEEEEQNATEETESDEEEDDIPVSEPLSNDEIKVFEWGRIPEIKDSIEHQTGVKSSNKSLCSIPKTEKEMLKEEFVSNMYLNFLEGKDSDFDYSAVDENEAYDNIDLRTQDEEEKYFDSESPKTVGPTENTNEVESEDELDIYMKSLKEQVATSTHSLDNLIYDDYLKM